Proteins encoded in a region of the Kwoniella shivajii chromosome 3, complete sequence genome:
- a CDS encoding 60S ribosomal protein L12 — MPPKFDPSEVKIIYLRATGGEVGASSALAPKIGPLGLSPKKVGEDIAKATGDWKGLRVTCQLTIQNRQATVSVVPSASSLVIKALKEPVRDRKKEKNIKHSGNIPLDQIYDIARKMAHKSFAKSLSGGVCEILGTAHSVGCTVDGRSPHDIIEAIHDGEIVVPDE; from the exons ATGCCTCCCAAGTTCGACCCATCAGAGGTTAAG ATCATCTACCTCAGAGCTACCGGTGGTGAAGTTGGtgcttcatcagctttggcCCCTAAGATCGGTCCTCTtggtttg TCTCCCAAGAAGGTCGGAGAAGATATCGCCAAGGCTACTGGTGATTGGAAAGGTCTCCGAGTAACTTGTCAACTTACCATCCAAAACAG ACAAGCTACCGTCTCCGTTGTCCCCTCCGCCTCTTCCCTCGTCATCAAGGCTCTTAAAGAACCAGTACGAGACcgaaagaaggagaagaacaTCAAACACTCTGGTAACATCCCTCTTGACCAAATCTATGAC ATCGCCCGAAAAATGGCCCACAAATCATTCGCCAAATCACTTTCAGGTGGTGTTTGTGAGATCCTCGGTACCGCTCACTCTGTAGGATGTACCGTTGACGGTAGATCTCCTCACGATATCATTGAAGCTATCCACGATGGTGAGATCGTTGTTCCCGATGAGTAA
- a CDS encoding TATA-box-binding protein, with amino-acid sequence MSGLALPTSTASSSKAGPSTTNTTTNGTSEILRDDERLEGEGDIMKRPPNKVISSVPEITAVQGLVPTLQNIVATVNLECRLDLKTIALHARNAEYNPKRFAAVVMRIRDPKTTALIFASGKMVVTGAKSEDDSRLASRKYARIIQKLGFDAKFAEFKIQNIVGSCDVKFPIRLEGLAFSHGAFSSYEPELFPGLIYRMMKPKVVLLIFVSGKIVLTGAKVREEIYMAFNQIYSVLVEFRKEA; translated from the exons ATGTCAGGACTCGCTTTACCTACTTCtactgcatcatcatctaaagcCGGACCGTCGACTACCAATACTACTACTAATGGCACGTCAGAGATTTTaagagatgatgagagattggaaggtgaaggtgatattaTGAAAAGACCACCTAATAAAGTGATCAGCAGTGTTCCGGAGATAACGGCTGTCCAAGGCTTGGTACCCACACTACA AAATATCGTAGCGACTGTGAATCTCGAATGTAGATTAGATTTAAAAACAATCGCTTTACATGCTCGAAATGCGGAATATAATCCAAAG CGTTTCGCAGCGGTGGTAATGCGTATCCGGGATCCAAAAACAACAGCATTGATATTCGCATCTGGGAAAATGGTAGTCACAGGAGCcaaatcagaagatgattcaagaCTCGCTTCGAGGAAATACGCAAGGATCATACAAAAATTAGGATTCGACGCTAAATTCGCTGAGTTCAAAATTCAAAATATCGTCGGAAGTTGTGATGTGAAATTTCCAATTAGGCTGGAAGGTCTGGCTTTTAGTCATGGTGCTTTCTCGAGTTATGAGCctgag CTCTTCCCGGGTCTTATCTACCGAATGATGAAACCCAAAGTTGTCTTACTCATCTTCGTATCTGGTAAAATCGTCTTGACGGGTGCAAAAGTAAGAGAAGAGATTTACATGGCATTTAATCAAATCTATTCGGTCTTGGTCG AATTCCGAAAAGAAGCATAG
- a CDS encoding 60S ribosomal protein L15-A — protein MGAYKYLAELYTKKQSDVLQFVSRVRCWEYRQLAVIHRASRPSRPDKARRLGYKAKQGYLIYRVRVRKGNRKKPVPKGATYGKPVRQGVNHLKYQRGLRSTAEERVGKRCGNLRVLNSYWVNQDGVYKYYEVILVDPSHKAIRRDARINWIANPVHKHRESRGLTAEGKKNRGLGKGSKHNHQPGRSTWRKHNTLSLRRYR, from the exons ATGGGTGCCTACAAATATTTGGCCGAGCTTTACACCAAGAAACAATCTGATGTGTTACAATTTGTATCACGAGTCAGATGTTGGGAATACCGACAACTCGCTGTCATTCACCGAGCTTCCAGACCTTCTCGACCTGATAAAGCTAGAAGATTAGGATACAAGGCCAAACAAGGTTACTTGATTTACAGAGTTAGAGTAAGAAAGggaaacaggaagaagcCAGTACCCAAAGGTGCTACTTATGGTAAACCAGTTAGACAAGGTGTTAACCACTTGAAATACCAAAGAGGTTTAAGATCAACCGCAGAGGAGAGAGTCGGAAAACGATGTGGTAACTTGAGAGT CCTCAACTCTTACTGGGTTAACCAAGATGGTGTTTACAAGTACTACGAAGTCATCCTTGtcga CCCATCCCACAAAGCTATCCGAAGAGATGCTCGAATTAACTGGATCGCCAACCCAGTCCACAAACACCGAGAATCCAGAGGTCTTACCGCcgaaggaaagaagaacagaGGTTTGGGCAAAGGTTCAAAACACAACCATCAACCCGGAAGATCCACTTGGAGAAAACACAACACCCTTTCTCTCAGACGATACCGATAA